In Chloroflexota bacterium, the genomic window AGGCCGTTGTATCCGTGCTCGATGGTGTCTGCGATCCCGGGGGAGCGGATGCCCAACACCGGCAGCCCGGCGGCGAGCGCCTCCAGCACGGTGAGGGGGTGGACCTCGCTGGTGGAGGCGGTGGCGAAGAAGTCGCCCAGGATCAGGTAGCCCGGCATCTCCTCGTAGGGCACCTGCCCGGTGAAGTGCACGCGTGTCCGGATCCCCAGCTCGTTTGCCAGCGCCCGATACTCCTCCAGCTGCGGCCCGCTGCCGATCAGCAGCAGGTGGGCGTCGTCCACTTCCTCCACTACGGGCGCGAAGGCGTGCAGCAGGAAGGCGACGTTCTTCTCCCCGGCCATGCGGCCGACGAATACCGCCACCCGGGCGTGCTCCGGGATGCCCACGTCCGCTCGCGTGTGGCGGATCTTGGGGTGCAGGAACGCCTCCACGTCGATGCCGTTGGGCACGATCTCGATGCGGCATCGCGTGCCCCAGGATCGTAGAAGGTCGTAGATGCCACGGGAGGGCGCGATGACCAGGTCACACCATTGCGTGAAGGTGGGGAAGAACGTCTCCAGGAACGTCTCCGAGAGGGAGGGCGGGAGCAGGGGCAGATACTGTTGGGCGTACAGGTCGTAGCGCGTGTGGTTAGTGAACACGACCGGGATGCCGTTGCGCTGGCCGATGGCCGCGGCGATGATGCCGCTCAGGAACGGGTGTTGCGCGTGCAGGATGTCCATGCTCTGCAGGAGGCGCCGGGTACGTCGATCGTAGCCGAAGCTCAGGTGATAGCCCGTGTCGGAGATGGGGATCGCCTTGGACCGCACAACCCGGGGCTCGTCGTCCTGGTAGTCGGTATGCCCGGGGGTGAAGACCCACGCTTCGTGGCCGCGGCGCTCCAGCTCTCGCTTGTGCAGGCTGATGAAGTTGGTCACGCCGTTCAGCACGGGTTTGTAGACGTCCGTGAGTAGAGCGATGCGCATGATCTCCTCCCCCGATGGGTGCGGCGTGGTGGCGGGCGCTCCTGTGCGCATGGAGGATGGCCTTGCCTTGTAGAGAACGGGCCCCTGCGACGGAGCAGCGGCCGTGTGCCCTTTTCACGATGCCATCGTGGGGAGTATAACATGGGCGGCGGGGAGGCAACAAGGCGGGCAACCTACGCCCCGCCCCGGTTTTTCCGATGCTCCGCCGTCGCCATGCCAGGGGCTTGGGATGGGGAGCATCGGCCGCGGTGAATCGTTGCCTGGCCCACGCGGCTGTGCTAGAATGCATGCGGCATATGCGACGTCGTGAGATGAGGGGGAGAGGGGATGCAAGCGGAGATCGTTTCCATCGGGACGGAGTTGTTGCTGGGCGAGATCGTGGATACCAACGCGACCTTCATCGCCCGCCAGCTGGCCTCCATCGGGTTGAATCTCTTCTTCAAGACTACGGTGGGGGATAACGCCGAGCGCATCGCATACGTGTTGCGGCAGGCTATGGGGCGGTCGGACATCATCATCACCACGGGAGGGCTGGGGCCCACCGTGGACGATGTGACCCGGGAGGGCGTGGCGTTGGCGGTGGATCGGCCGCTGCGGGAGAGCGAGGAGGCGCTGCGGCAGATCGAGGCGTTCTTCATCCGGCGAGGCCGTTCGCTGAGCGAGAACAACCGTCGCCAGGCGCGCATCCCGGAAGGCGCGACGGTGATCCCCAATCCGGTGGGCACCGCCCCCGGCTTCATCGTGGAGCATCAGGGACGGATCATCATCAGCCTGCCCGGAGTGCCGCGGGAGATGGAATACCTGATGCGGGAGTCGGTGATCCCGTTCTTGCGAGAGCGCTTGCATACCGGGGAGACCGTGATCAAGAGCAAGGTGCTGCGCACGTGCGCCATCGGCGAGAGCAGCATCGATGAGCGGATCAGCGATCTGATGCACTCGTCGAACCCCACGGTGGGACTGGCGGCCCACGTCGGGCAGACGGATATCCGGATCACGGCCAAGGCGCACAGCGAGGCCGAGGCCGATCGGCTGATCGCGGACATGGAGGCTCGTGTGCGGGCCCGGGTGGGGAAGTACATCTACGGCACCGGGCGTGAAACGTTGGAGGAGGTGGTGGCCCGGCTGTTGGCCGAGCGCGGTGCGCAGGTGAGCGTGATCGAGAGCAACACGGCGGGAGAGCTCGCCCGGCGCCTGTCGGAGGCCTCGGGCGAGACGGCGGTGGTGCGGGCGGCCATGGTCGTCCAGGACGATGCGTCCGGGCTCCGTGCGTTGGGAATCGAGCTGCCCACCGCCGGAGATTACGTGTTCAGCGCGGAGGAGACGGAGAGGCTGGCTCGGGCGTGGCGTCAGCAGACCGGCGCCGCGTACGGGCTGGCGGTTCTGGGCAGTATGGGAGAGGAGGAGGGGTTATATAGCGAGCGCACCGGCTATACCCACATCGCCGTGNNNNNNNNNNNNNNNNNNNNNNNNNNNNNNNNNNNNNNNNNNNNNNNNNNNNNNNNNNNGCTCTCTCGCGTTTGGGTGGAGAACCACGCGCTGGACCTGTTGCGTCGCGTGCTCCTGGGGCCTTCTGAGTCATGATGGCTCGCTTTCGTGGGATCATATCAAGTTGCTATCACCGCTAAAGGATGCTATAATAACGTCCGTTGGGAACATCCATAGAGGGCATGCATGACGCGAGTCTGCTTCGTTTTCCTGGACGGTGTAGGGCTGGGCCTCGATGATGACGCGAACCCTCTCGCTCGCGTGTACATGCCTACGGTTCGACGGCTGCTGGGGCGTCCTCTGATCAACGGCCCCGCCGTCGAGATGCCTCGCCTGTTGTTTCGTCCCCTGGATGCCTCTCTTGGGGTGGAGGGCCTCCCTCAGAGCGCGACCGGCCAGACGACGCTTTTCACCGGCGTGAACGCGGCGAAGGCGGTCGGGCGCCACGTGTCCGCCTTCCCCACGGCAGCGTTGCGCGAGATCATCGTCGAGCACAGCCTGCTCAAACGGGCGGTGGAGATGGGGAGGCGGGCGACCTTTGCCAACGCCTACTCGCCTCAATATTGGGACAGGGTGAAGGAGCGACGGTTCCGTCACTCCGCCACGACCTGGGTCAATATGGCGGCCGGTCTGGAGTTCCGCAGCTTCGACGATCTCGCCCGGGGCCGGGCCGTGTATTGGGACATCACCCATTGGATCCTGCACCAGCGAAACGGGCGATATCCGATCCCGTTGATCGAGCCGGAGGAGGCGGGACGCCGTCTGGCGGCTCTGACGGCCGAGCACGATCTGGTCCTCTATGAGAGCTTCCTGCCCGACCTGGTGGGGCATCGTCGGCTGGACGTGGCGCCGGAGTCGGTCGTGAAGTTGATCGATCGCTTTTTGGCCGGGTTGCTGGATCATCTGCCCGAGGGGGCTACGATGGTGCTGTCCAGCGATCACGGGAACATCGAGGACACGCGCACGAAGGCGCACACCTATCATCCGGTGCCGTTGCTGGTGATCGGCCCGGGGACGGCCGCGTTTCGGGATGCTCGATCCATTTGTGATGTCACGCCCGCGATCTTGCGGCTGCTGGAGGGAGGGTGAGCCCGATGGGGGAAGGCCCTCTCACGGTGAGGTGTGTGGCCGTCGGGTCGACCAATCCCGCGAAGGTCGAGGCTGTGCGGTCGGTGGTGGAGCGGATATGGCCGGCCGCTGAGATCCGGCCGGTGGAGGTCGATTCCGGCGTCTCCAACATGCCCATGTCCGATGCGGAGACACGTCGCGGCGCTCTGATTCGCGCGCGTGCGGCGTTGGAAGTGACCGATGCGGACCTGGCTATCGGTTTGGAGGGTGGGGTAGACTCGCTCCCCGAGGGGATGTTCGTGTGCGGCTGGGTGGCCGCGGTGGACCGGCATGGCCGGGTGGGGATGGGCGCCAGCGGCCGGATCCCGCTTCCCCCCGTGCTGGCCCGGGCGGTGGCCGCGGGCCAGGAGTTGGGGCCGGCCATGGACGCGTTGAGCGGGATGCGGGAGACGCGACGCGGCCCCGGCACCGTGGGGATCCTCACCAACGGCCTGATCACCCGGCCGCAGGCGTTCGCCTTCGGCGTGGCTTATGCGCTGACCCCGTTTCTGCATCCGGAGTGGTATGCGGATGGGTAAAGCGCCTGGCGCGTGCCATCTCTCCCGTGGGGGATCTGTGGAGGGTTGATGCGTTCTCGTCTCATCGTCGCATGTATCGTGGTGTCGATCTCGCTTGTCGTTGGGCTTCTGACCTCTTGTTCCTCTCGGGAGAGCCATGCCGCCGCGACGTCTGGTTCTTCCCCATCCGTCATGGTGTTCCCGGGCGTGGTGACGCCTACGCCGCGCCCGACGCAGCCCCCCGGCGTGGTCCGCCCAATTCTGCCCACCGTCCCCCCTGACCAGCGACCGACGCCGACGCCGGAGTACGGGAACCCTCCCACGCCGATCCTCGGCGACGTCCGCATTCCCCGTTCGATGGCGAATACCGAGAATCTGCTGATCCTGGGCTCCGACCAGCGTAAGCCGGGCACCCCCTGGCGGACCGATGTCATCATGGTGGTCGCCATCGATCGACAGAACGAGCGAGTGGGGGTGGTCTCCATCCCGCGGGACCTGTGGGTGAAGATTCCCGGTGTGGGATGGAACCGGATCAACACCGCCGACTTCTACGGCTCCTGGCTCAAGAGAAAGAATAAGAACGGGAAGAAGGGGGAGAATCCCCAAGGCGAGGAGGGGGTAGAACTTCTGAAGGAGATCCTGCGTCAGAACATGGGGATCCCCATCCACCACTACATGCGCGTGGACTTCAACGTGTTCAAAGGCTCCGTGGACGCCCTGGGGGGCATCACCGTGACCGTCGATTGTCCGCTGCGGGATCCCATCTGGGATAAGCCGGGGCAGCGTTGGAGGTTGGAGCCGGGGGAGTATTTCATGACCGGAGAGGATGCCCTGAAGTACGTCCGTTCCCGTCACAATGGGGGCGATCTGGATCGGGCGCGACGGCAGCAGCGTGTCCTGTTGGCTATGCGTGATCGCGCTTTGGAGATCAACCTGTGGCCACGTATCCCGGCGCTGTACCGTGAGTTCCGTGACAAGATCGTCACCGATCTCGGCCCATTGGAGATGCTCGATCTGGCGCGGCTGGCGTTGCGCGTGCGGGAAGAGAATATTCACGGGTTCGTCATCGGACGCCCCATGGTGCGCGATTGGATCACCCCCGGTGGGGCCATGGTGTTGGTGCCCGATTACGAGAAGATCCGGAGCGCCCTGGATGGGCTGTTCGACCTGCCGCCGCTCTCGCAGATGAGCGATCGTCGGGGGCACTGTCCCTGAGGGGCGTGGCTGTCCGGGTAGGGGGTGGCGTTGAGTTGGTTTCCTGGTAGGGCGCTTCGGGCCCGGGTCGGCGGCCGGCCGGGCGTGATGGGACTGATCAGGGATCTGGCGGCCAGCGTCGTGATGCTTTACGGCGGGGCCGTTGCGGCCTGGCTGATACTGCGCCTGTTATTCCCCGACTCCCGTTGGTCATGGCTGGCGCTGGCCAGCACGTTCGCTCTGTACCTCTTCGTTCCCCTGCTTCTGATTCTGCCGCTGGCCTGGCTTGCCCGCTCCCGATGGGCGTGGAGGGCGGCAGCCTTTCCTCTGTTCGTCTTCCTGTGGATGTTCGGTGGCCTCTTCCTGCCGAATCCGCCGGCCGGGCAGGGGGATGGCCCCACGCTCACCGTGATGACGTTTAACGTCTGGGGGTTCAACAATCGCGCCGCCTCGGTTGCCTCCGTCATCCGCCGGGTCGATCCGGACGTCGTGCTGCTGCAGGAGACACGAGGGTGGATGGCCTCCGATCTGCGGGAGGAGCTGGGTGAGGAGTACCCGTATGTGGTCCTCCCTTATACCTCTCCATCGGGGATGTTGAGCATCTTCAGCCGCTATCCCATCCTCTCCTCCGAGTGGGTGTCCTCGCCGAGCATCTGGCGATGGGCGCAGCACGCCGTTCTGGACATCGATGGCCGACAGGTACACGTGGTCAATCTGCATCTCAGCTCGTCGTCGAGCATCTGGCGATTGCGAGACCTCACCTGGCGGCTGAGGAGCACGTATATCCAGCGGGAGAAGGAGGCCCGCACGTACCAGGCGTTCCTATCCAGGCTGGATGGCCCGGTGATCGTGGCCGGTGATTTCAACACGACCGATCAGACGACCGCCTATCACATCCTGACGAAGGGCCTGCGAGACGCCTTCCGCACGGCGGGCTGGGGACTGGGGCACACCTATCCCGCCCAGCCGTGGCGCTTCCGTCGCTTTCTCGTGCCCGCGCGCCTGGTGCGTATCGATTACATCACCTATTCTCCCCACTGGAGCGCCGTGAGGGCCTACATTGGCCCGTGGGATGGCGTATCGGATCATCTGCCCGTGGTGGCGGAGTTGCGGCTGCGATAGCCTCGCATCCAGATGCCCGGCGATCGCTGGCGCTGGATCGCCGGGCGGGGGATCACGTTCCCAACGCCTCCTGCACCTGCCGTCGCTGCTCGGGGGTCAGCGTGATCTTCCCCGCGGCCGCGTTGGATTCCAGCTGCTGGACCGATGAGGCCGAGGGGATCACGGGGCCCATCCCGGGCAGGGTGAGCATGTAGGCCAGGGCCAGCTGATTCAGCTCCAGTCCCCATTCGTGTGCCAGGGCGGCCAGCCGGTGCAGCTTCTCCATCACATCCCCGCTGGTGTCCTGATCCAGCGTGCCCTCATCGTACAGGCGGTCCCCCGGGCCGACCTTCGAAAGGTCCAGGTATCTCTCCGTCAGCAGTCCCCGTGCCAGCGGGCTCCATGCCACGAAGGAGATCCCCGTGCGGGCCGCGTATTCCAGCACGCCTGGGCGGGACGCCGATTCGCCGTGCAGGATGTCGAACTGGTTCTGTACCGCGATCACCCGACATCGGATGGAGGTGCTGGCTTCGACCGCCCGGTAGATGGAGAGCTGGTCGGTCGTAAAGTTGGAGACCCCGAAGTAGCGCACCAAGTCCCGGCGGATCAGGTCTTCCACGGCTGCCAGGCTCTCCTCCACCGGGGTGTCCGGATCGAAGGCGTGGAAGTACAGGAGGTCGATGTGGTCCACCTGGAGCCGTTCCAGGCAGGCATAGACGGAGTCCAGAATGTTGCCCCTGGAGAGGCGGCTGTGGTTGGGAGTGCGCCCGTCCATGCCGCCGAAGACCTTGGTCGCCAGCACGATGTTCCGCCTCTGATCCGGGTTGCGTTTCAGCCAGGCCCCGATCACGCGTTCGGAGTTCCCCGACGCGCCGTTGTAACGGTTGGCTGTGTCCCAGAAGGTCACGCCCAGCTCGACGGCCCGATCGAAGATCTGGAAGGCCGTCCTCGCGTCCACCCGAGAGCCGTCTCCCGTCTCCGGATAGCCGATCTTCCATGTGCCCAATCCCACGTTGGACACGCGCAGCCCCGATCTTCCCAGGATCCGGTAGGGCATACCGTTGAACTCGTCCGTGGTCCAGGGCACGTTGTACAGGTCCGGGCGTATTTGGGTGTAGTCCATGACGGCGCCTCCTGAGGTACTGGCGAATCATCCTGAAAGCGGCGGTAGATGGCGACGGGAAGTGGCGTGCCGCCGCTCACCCTCAGTATACGTTCCCCGATTGGCCGTGTCAACGGAGCGCGCTCTTTGGTAGTGTATCTTTTTCGGTGGAAATACAGCGGGGAGTTTGAGGGGCGCAGCCCCTCAAAAGAAACTTCCTTGTTTCAGTCCCTGACCTGCCTTTCCCGGCCTTGTCTGCCCGAATCAGGCCGGGAAAGGGCAGGTTCCAGGCTGAAAAGGTGAATGTTTTGGCGGAGGGAGGTTCCTCCGCACCGCCCCTGCGGGCTTGCGATGGGCATCATGCCCTTCACGGTTCAGTGCGGTGCTACCGGGTGATGCTCTCATGAGGGCTGGGAGGTGAGGATAGACCGCGTTGACGCCCTTCCCGGTCGACAGTACAATGTGCTCGCGGGACCAGTCCAAAGCGAGCGAGGGAGGAACATGATCCTGAAAGGAAAGCGCATCCTCCTGGGCGTCACCGGGGGGATCGCGGTATATA contains:
- a CDS encoding metalloenzyme codes for the protein MTRVCFVFLDGVGLGLDDDANPLARVYMPTVRRLLGRPLINGPAVEMPRLLFRPLDASLGVEGLPQSATGQTTLFTGVNAAKAVGRHVSAFPTAALREIIVEHSLLKRAVEMGRRATFANAYSPQYWDRVKERRFRHSATTWVNMAAGLEFRSFDDLARGRAVYWDITHWILHQRNGRYPIPLIEPEEAGRRLAALTAEHDLVLYESFLPDLVGHRRLDVAPESVVKLIDRFLAGLLDHLPEGATMVLSSDHGNIEDTRTKAHTYHPVPLLVIGPGTAAFRDARSICDVTPAILRLLEGG
- a CDS encoding LCP family protein, which produces MRSRLIVACIVVSISLVVGLLTSCSSRESHAAATSGSSPSVMVFPGVVTPTPRPTQPPGVVRPILPTVPPDQRPTPTPEYGNPPTPILGDVRIPRSMANTENLLILGSDQRKPGTPWRTDVIMVVAIDRQNERVGVVSIPRDLWVKIPGVGWNRINTADFYGSWLKRKNKNGKKGENPQGEEGVELLKEILRQNMGIPIHHYMRVDFNVFKGSVDALGGITVTVDCPLRDPIWDKPGQRWRLEPGEYFMTGEDALKYVRSRHNGGDLDRARRQQRVLLAMRDRALEINLWPRIPALYREFRDKIVTDLGPLEMLDLARLALRVREENIHGFVIGRPMVRDWITPGGAMVLVPDYEKIRSALDGLFDLPPLSQMSDRRGHCP
- a CDS encoding aldo/keto reductase → MDYTQIRPDLYNVPWTTDEFNGMPYRILGRSGLRVSNVGLGTWKIGYPETGDGSRVDARTAFQIFDRAVELGVTFWDTANRYNGASGNSERVIGAWLKRNPDQRRNIVLATKVFGGMDGRTPNHSRLSRGNILDSVYACLERLQVDHIDLLYFHAFDPDTPVEESLAAVEDLIRRDLVRYFGVSNFTTDQLSIYRAVEASTSIRCRVIAVQNQFDILHGESASRPGVLEYAARTGISFVAWSPLARGLLTERYLDLSKVGPGDRLYDEGTLDQDTSGDVMEKLHRLAALAHEWGLELNQLALAYMLTLPGMGPVIPSASSVQQLESNAAAGKITLTPEQRRQVQEALGT
- the yjjX gene encoding inosine/xanthosine triphosphatase, with translation MGEGPLTVRCVAVGSTNPAKVEAVRSVVERIWPAAEIRPVEVDSGVSNMPMSDAETRRGALIRARAALEVTDADLAIGLEGGVDSLPEGMFVCGWVAAVDRHGRVGMGASGRIPLPPVLARAVAAGQELGPAMDALSGMRETRRGPGTVGILTNGLITRPQAFAFGVAYALTPFLHPEWYADG
- a CDS encoding glycosyltransferase family 4 protein, with translation MRIALLTDVYKPVLNGVTNFISLHKRELERRGHEAWVFTPGHTDYQDDEPRVVRSKAIPISDTGYHLSFGYDRRTRRLLQSMDILHAQHPFLSGIIAAAIGQRNGIPVVFTNHTRYDLYAQQYLPLLPPSLSETFLETFFPTFTQWCDLVIAPSRGIYDLLRSWGTRCRIEIVPNGIDVEAFLHPKIRHTRADVGIPEHARVAVFVGRMAGEKNVAFLLHAFAPVVEEVDDAHLLLIGSGPQLEEYRALANELGIRTRVHFTGQVPYEEMPGYLILGDFFATASTSEVHPLTVLEALAAGLPVLGIRSPGIADTIEHGYNGLLASEDPAAFALKMARLFQDDDLRERLAQGARESSQRYSITRTTERILQLYQELIEAKRSRSMLPAPNPSHPA
- a CDS encoding CinA family nicotinamide mononucleotide deamidase-related protein, translating into MQAEIVSIGTELLLGEIVDTNATFIARQLASIGLNLFFKTTVGDNAERIAYVLRQAMGRSDIIITTGGLGPTVDDVTREGVALAVDRPLRESEEALRQIEAFFIRRGRSLSENNRRQARIPEGATVIPNPVGTAPGFIVEHQGRIIISLPGVPREMEYLMRESVIPFLRERLHTGETVIKSKVLRTCAIGESSIDERISDLMHSSNPTVGLAAHVGQTDIRITAKAHSEAEADRLIADMEARVRARVGKYIYGTGRETLEEVVARLLAERGAQVSVIESNTAGELARRLSEASGETAVVRAAMVVQDDASGLRALGIELPTAGDYVFSAEETERLARAWRQQTGAAYGLAVLGSMGEEEGLYSERTGYTHIAV